A region from the Cannabis sativa cultivar Pink pepper isolate KNU-18-1 chromosome 9, ASM2916894v1, whole genome shotgun sequence genome encodes:
- the LOC133031250 gene encoding uncharacterized protein LOC133031250, translating into MTNNQKRIQCRKCEGFGHIQSECANTLKMNKKSSNVTWSDDETDSNEDISKNIALTSVSSKFFCDSQVKERLVYLNNTIEKENSNSDESEICEESLTKSYKVMYEKWIHVTSENKLLSKINKQLSHQTESLELKIKEYETDLCVKDEKIIVKEALLVLDQLKQRLHGCSRHIIGDNDFLVNIRPMQCGEVTFGNGVTGNVISMGTLNFEGLPRLKNVNLIEGLKVNLLSIS; encoded by the exons ATGACTAACAATCAAAAGAGAATTCAATGCAGaaaatgtgaaggttttggacatattcaatctgaatgtGCAAATACACTGAaaatgaataagaaaagttCCAATGTCACATGGAGTGACGATGAAACTGATAGTAATGAAgatatttctaaaaatattGCACTAACCTCAGTTTCTTCTAAGTTTTTTTGTGATTCACAAGTGAAAGAAAGATTGGTATATTTGAATAATaccattgaaaaagaaaattctaattctgatgaatctgaaatATGTGAGGAGTCACTGACTAAGTCTTACAAGGTTATGTATGAAAAGTGGATACATGTTACTtctgaaaataaattattgtcaaaaataaataaacaattgtctcATCAAACTGAATCTCTTGAAttgaaaattaaagaatatgaGACTGATTTGTGTGTAAAAGATGAGAAAATTATT gtcaaagaggctTTGCTGGTCTTGGATCAATTG AAGCAACGTCTCCA tggttgttctagacatatCATAGGTGACAATGATTTTTTAGTGAATATTAGACCAATGCAATGTGGTGAGGTCACATTTGGTAATGGTGTAACAGGAAATGTCATTAGTATGGGAACTctcaattttgaagggttaccaagGTTGAAAAATGTTAATCTTATTGAGGGACTAAAAgttaatttacttagcattagttAG
- the LOC133030911 gene encoding calmodulin-lysine N-methyltransferase-like, whose product MEAEGQSQNTIKRISRKAMQGFNMIPYHLENEDSEEEAIILNRRNGNYNSKDATLCYTLPIHGYGAPNNKLFLTSSC is encoded by the exons ATGGAAGCAGAAGGGCAATCTCAGAACACTATAAAGAGAATTTCTAGAAAAGCCATGCAGGGATTTAACATGATACCATATCATTTGGAGAACGAAGATTCCGAGGAGGAGGCTATTATCTTGAATCGTCGCAATGGCAATTACAATTCAAAGGATGCTACTTTATGCTACACTTTACCCATTCATGGATATGGAGCTCCTAATAATAAGCTTTTCTTGAC gTCCTCATGTTAA